ACGGCCGAATTCGGGAATGTAGCGATTGAGGAACTGCAGATGGTGCATCACGCGCAAGGTTTTGCCGACATCGCGGGGAGAACGCAGAATTTCGAAGAACATCTCGTTCATCGTCCGATCGCGACGCACCTTGTCGTTAATCAGCCCCAGATTGTCGCGAATCAGGCCTTTGAGTTCCAGACTCAAGGGCGCCTGATGGCGCTGCGCCAGGAAAAAAGCACGCATGATCATTGGTGGATCCCGCCGAAAAATCTCAGGACCGGAAACGCGCAGTTCCCCGCGCAGAATATAGAACCCCGCCTCGATCTGGCGGCGCGTCAGATAACCCAGAGCATGCGTCGAAGGTTTCTCCTGCTGCGTGATGCGGGCGATGAGGGAGGAAGAAAGATGCTCCACCCGGGTGGCATGATAGTAATAATCCTGCATGAACTGTTCAACAGCCAAACCCTTGCGGCTGTTCTGGTAGCCCAGAAATTCAGCGATTTTTTCCTGATGATTGAATTGCATCTGGTCGCTTTTGCGGGTCGTCAGGTAATGGAGTTCGTTGCGGATGCGCCAGAGATAGTCTAAGGCGTCTTCAAATTCCTGCCGCTCACGCTCGGAAATCACCCCCCTGATCACCAGATCCTTGAGGTTGTGGGCCTTGTACTTGACTTGGGCGACCCAAAGGGCTGAATGCAGATCCCGCAATCCGCCCTCACCCTCCTTGATATTGGGCTCAAGAAGGTACACCGAGCTGCCGTATTTTTGCAGCCGCTTATCGTTTTCTTCAATTTTCGCGCGGATAAATGCCTGACTATTGCGCCCGAAAACGACGGTGAGTACCTCTTTGCGATATCCCTCGTAAAGTGTCGCGTCGCCGGCAAGGTAGCGTGAATCAAGCAGGGCGGTACGCGCTGTAACATCCTTCTCGACAATGTCGAGGCAGTCTTGTTGAGTGCGTACGCTATAGCCGACATCGAGACCCAGATCCCAGAGCAGATACAGCATGCGCTCGGAAACTTTCTCGGCATAGGCCCGGTCACGGCCGCTGTAGTAAAACATGATGTCGATATCAGAGCGCGGGTTGAGTTCAAGACGCCCATATCCACCCAGGGCGATCAGGGTGCACTTGCCAAAGCGCCCCTGGTTGAGATCAGCGGCTACCGCCTCAAACAGCGTCGTGATGAGCACATCGAACATGTGCGTGGTATCGGCAACCACCCGACGCCCGCCGGCACCGGCCTGATGCAATTCGCGGATGATTTTCTGGTAATGATCCAGATAGTCGCGGGCTGCCTGTAGAAGATGCGGGCGCTGGTGGTCAAAATCCGCGGGCCCCTCAAGGGGCAATGAGATGGGGAAAAAGGGTTCCGTATGAATCGCAGTCGCCTGACAAATCATGAACAAATATCCAAAGCAGCAAAGGTTTTCGAATCAGACTCCTGGAAAAATCACCGCTGTGCAAGCAAATTGAGGGCGACTCCGTAATTGCGCACCGCCCGCGCAATGGCCTGCGCACTGCGTTCCTGGAAGCGACGATCAATCAGAAGAGCCTCCTCGCGCGGATTGCTGATAAAAGCGACCTCCACCAGCACCGAGGGCATGGTGGCACCCAGAAGCACGAAGAAGGGTCCCTGGCGCACCCCCAGATCCCGGACGTTGGAATAGTTGCGACTCAGATCCGCAACCAGGGCCTTTTGAATTTCCGTCGCCAATCGGCTCGATTCGTTTATCTTCGAGTTGGCCATGAGGTCAAAAAGAATCGCCTCCAGGTCGCCCAACTCCTTGAGAGTCATGCCGTTTTCTCGAGCTGCGACCGCCGCGGCCTGCTCGCTGCGCGCCAGGTTCAGGAAATAGGTTTCGGTGCCGTAGGCGCGCCGGTCATTGCTGGCGTTGGCATGCAGAGAGATAAACAGATCGGCCTCGGCCCGATTGGCAATGGCGGTGCGTTCTTGCAGGGGCAGGTAAATATCGCGATCTCGGGTGAGGATGACTTCGACGCCAAGCTCCTTTTCGAGATACTGCTTCAACAGCTTGGCCATGGCCAGATTGACATCCTTTTCCAGAACCCCATTGGGGCCGACGGCACCGGGATCCTTGCCGCCATGCCCCGGATCCACGACAATCCGACGCAGACCCGGGCGGCCATCGCCGCTCGGCAAGCGCACACGCAAAGGTGCACTCTCGGGAGCGCTACCGAGAACGGCGGCGATCCCATCGTCTTTGCCGGCTGGGGAAGAGGCCGAAGCGGTAGGATTGTCGCGCGGCACGGCCTGACCGCTGCCGCCGACATCGACCACGATACGAAAGGGATCACTGAGATGAAAAACCTTGTGTTCGCCCAGGGCTGCCAGGTCAAAAACCACGCGGGTCGTGCCCGGCTGAGGGGTACCGGTACGCACCTTTTTGACCACGCCATCCCTGACGTTCACCACGGAATTCAGGTCGGCGGCGCGCTCGGATGAGGAAATATCGACATAAAGACGGGGCCCGACGCCACTTTTGGTGTCGGCGGGGAGCGTCGCAAAGCGGTAATCCGTTTCCCGAGACACATCGAGCACCACCCGTGTGTAGCCCGGATTGGTCCAGAAGCGTAGCCCTTCAACCTGAGCCAGGGAGCGCGCCTCTGCTAAGCCGAGGAAGGGCATGAGAACAAGAAGGGAAAGGAGGACAGAAAATAGTTTAAGTTTCTGCATGACAACCTCGTTTTTTCGGTTTGCGGACATTGCTTGCGCTCTTTTCGGTCCTGTCCCTGCCTCCGGCACGCCAAACCGCCAGAGCTTGTCCTTATACCATTTTCTTAAGTCTATCCAGAACATTCAATGCCTCCAGCGGCGTCAGAACCGACACATCGACTTCGGCAAGCTTGCGGCGTAACTCATCCGCCGCCGAATCAAACAGCGAAAGTTGCGGACTGGGCACCTGTTCGCGGGCGCGCCCGCGGGCCAGGGCCGGCTGCCCTTCGCCACTGAATTCACCCGCCTCAAGATTGCGCAGGACCTCTTTGGCCCGCTCCACTACGGCAGGGGGTATTCCCGCCAGGCGCGCCACCTGGATCCCGTAACTGTGACTGGCGCCGCCCTTGACGATCTTACGCAGAAAAATGACCTGATCGTTCCACTCACGCACGGCGACATTCCAATTCTTGACCCGTTTGCACGTCAGAGCCAGATCAGCCAATTCGTGATAATGTGTCGCAAATAACGTCTTGGCGGCCACGGAGGCATGCTCATGCAAATACTCGGCCACCGCCCAGGCGATGCTGACCCCGTCGAAAGTCGAGGTACCGCGTCCGATTTCATCCAGAATGATGAGGCTGCGCGGCGTGGCGTTGTGCAGAATGTTGGCCGTCTCCGTCATCTCGACCATGAAGGTCGACTGCCCGGAGGCAAGATTATCGCTGGCGCCGACCCGGGTAAAAATCCGATCCACAAGGCCGATGCGCGCGGCCCGGGCGGGAACAAAGC
The nucleotide sequence above comes from Geoalkalibacter ferrihydriticus DSM 17813. Encoded proteins:
- the glnD gene encoding [protein-PII] uridylyltransferase, with amino-acid sequence MICQATAIHTEPFFPISLPLEGPADFDHQRPHLLQAARDYLDHYQKIIRELHQAGAGGRRVVADTTHMFDVLITTLFEAVAADLNQGRFGKCTLIALGGYGRLELNPRSDIDIMFYYSGRDRAYAEKVSERMLYLLWDLGLDVGYSVRTQQDCLDIVEKDVTARTALLDSRYLAGDATLYEGYRKEVLTVVFGRNSQAFIRAKIEENDKRLQKYGSSVYLLEPNIKEGEGGLRDLHSALWVAQVKYKAHNLKDLVIRGVISERERQEFEDALDYLWRIRNELHYLTTRKSDQMQFNHQEKIAEFLGYQNSRKGLAVEQFMQDYYYHATRVEHLSSSLIARITQQEKPSTHALGYLTRRQIEAGFYILRGELRVSGPEIFRRDPPMIMRAFFLAQRHQAPLSLELKGLIRDNLGLINDKVRRDRTMNEMFFEILRSPRDVGKTLRVMHHLQFLNRYIPEFGRIFCKVQHDLYHTYTVDTHSIFAVEEVLKLRAGLYRDKHPVLTGLAGDIEKPELLLLAVLFHDIGKGEGKDHSNKGADMMPTIARRFGLNREDSRRLEFLVRHHLDMTHISQRRDLHDEDLILQFARSMGMSENLKMLYLLTFADLKAVGPDVWNDWKGMLLQELYEKTYQVLEKGDFELEKRSEKLRKRKRNVLEALTEEFDPRMVREQLRALSPRYLMSYRSAEIVEHLRLSLGRGKRTLALHVEHETRRGFSEVTISTLDIPGLFSKITGVMAANGINILGAQIHTRSNGEALDILQVASSGGSIENPQKWQRVEEELTAVFEGRAQVGELVAKRRPPAFMTERPRPRFPNRVDVSNEISAQYTVIDVFAHDKVGLLYTITKTLKDLGLYIGVAKISTKVDQAADVFYVQDIFCQKIVQEEKIAEIKQRLLTCLDDG
- a CDS encoding N-acetylmuramoyl-L-alanine amidase — encoded protein: MQKLKLFSVLLSLLVLMPFLGLAEARSLAQVEGLRFWTNPGYTRVVLDVSRETDYRFATLPADTKSGVGPRLYVDISSSERAADLNSVVNVRDGVVKKVRTGTPQPGTTRVVFDLAALGEHKVFHLSDPFRIVVDVGGSGQAVPRDNPTASASSPAGKDDGIAAVLGSAPESAPLRVRLPSGDGRPGLRRIVVDPGHGGKDPGAVGPNGVLEKDVNLAMAKLLKQYLEKELGVEVILTRDRDIYLPLQERTAIANRAEADLFISLHANASNDRRAYGTETYFLNLARSEQAAAVAARENGMTLKELGDLEAILFDLMANSKINESSRLATEIQKALVADLSRNYSNVRDLGVRQGPFFVLLGATMPSVLVEVAFISNPREEALLIDRRFQERSAQAIARAVRNYGVALNLLAQR